In Chlamydia serpentis, the following are encoded in one genomic region:
- a CDS encoding TatD family hydrolase: protein MNLADAHVHLSDDAFCQDIDAVLQRAQDCGISLVVNVTTTEEELSRSFTYAERFSNIRFCHVGGTPPQDVDQDIEQNFKTFHAAAHSKKLAAIGEVGLDYYFAVTEEGVARQKKVLQRYLDLSLEYQLPLVVHCRGAFSDFFSMLSQHYHNDSRACPGMLHCFTGTLEEAQELISWGWFISISGIVTFKNAEDLRDLVIQLPLEHLLIETDAPFLSPVPHRGKKNEPAHVIHTMDIIANLKGITSQELAAIAYENVLRFLRC, encoded by the coding sequence CCGTATTGCAGCGGGCCCAAGATTGTGGAATTTCTTTAGTTGTTAATGTCACAACAACAGAAGAAGAGTTGAGTCGATCTTTTACATATGCTGAACGTTTTTCTAACATACGCTTTTGCCATGTGGGAGGGACTCCTCCTCAAGATGTAGATCAGGATATCGAACAAAACTTTAAAACATTTCATGCTGCGGCTCATAGTAAAAAACTCGCGGCAATTGGAGAGGTAGGCCTAGACTATTATTTTGCAGTTACTGAAGAAGGAGTGGCTCGTCAAAAAAAAGTTCTCCAAAGGTACTTAGATTTATCTTTAGAATATCAGTTACCTCTTGTTGTACATTGTCGAGGTGCTTTTAGTGATTTTTTCTCTATGTTAAGTCAGCATTATCACAATGATAGTCGTGCATGTCCTGGCATGTTACATTGCTTTACGGGAACCTTGGAAGAGGCTCAGGAGCTCATTTCGTGGGGATGGTTTATATCGATAAGCGGTATCGTTACTTTTAAAAATGCTGAAGATTTGCGAGATCTAGTTATTCAACTTCCTTTGGAGCATCTTTTGATTGAAACTGATGCCCCTTTTCTTTCGCCAGTTCCTCATCGGGGTAAGAAAAATGAGCCTGCTCATGTGATCCACACAATGGATATCATTGCTAATTTAAAAGGGATAACTTCACAAGAACTAGCAGCTATCGCTTACGAGAATGTCTTACGCTTCTTAAGATGCTAA
- a CDS encoding succinate dehydrogenase cytochrome b558 subunit, which translates to MSRREIYPEASQKKVKYYLAFALRCVHSLAGIAFTLFLCEHLFTNMLASSYFSEGKGFIAMVNSFHRVPGLKIIEVVCLALPFLCHVIIGTVYLFQGKSNCYVNEGNRPYLPYAKNYAYTWQRWTAWILLFGIAFHVAHLRFVRYPLHVHIEGTSYYAVAIQPSRYNAIVKGTKDFLVMNVPPGASMIEVPHAVLDDVDMQLFSENSFYLLTPSAGTAFLYVVRDALGSLAVALLYTILVIAAAFHGFNGLWTFCSRWGIVISLKLQALVRVLCYLAMVVVSAMGLSVIWNLYNVA; encoded by the coding sequence ATGTCGAGACGCGAAATCTACCCAGAGGCATCACAAAAAAAAGTTAAGTATTATCTTGCTTTTGCTTTACGTTGTGTTCACTCTCTAGCGGGCATAGCCTTTACTTTATTCCTATGCGAGCATTTATTTACCAATATGCTAGCCTCGTCCTATTTTTCGGAAGGAAAGGGTTTCATTGCTATGGTGAACAGTTTCCATAGGGTGCCTGGATTAAAAATTATCGAAGTCGTCTGCTTGGCCCTTCCTTTTCTTTGTCATGTGATTATTGGTACCGTATATCTTTTTCAGGGCAAAAGTAATTGTTATGTTAATGAAGGAAATCGACCGTATTTGCCTTATGCTAAAAATTATGCCTACACATGGCAAAGATGGACAGCTTGGATTTTACTCTTTGGGATTGCTTTTCACGTGGCCCATTTGCGGTTTGTTCGTTATCCTCTTCATGTGCATATTGAAGGCACTAGCTATTATGCCGTAGCTATACAACCCTCTCGCTATAACGCTATTGTCAAGGGAACTAAAGATTTTTTAGTTATGAATGTTCCTCCAGGAGCTTCTATGATAGAGGTGCCTCATGCTGTTCTAGATGATGTTGATATGCAGTTATTTTCTGAAAACAGCTTTTATCTGCTAACTCCCAGTGCAGGAACCGCGTTTCTTTATGTAGTTCGTGATGCTCTAGGATCTCTAGCGGTAGCATTACTTTATACTATTTTAGTCATCGCAGCAGCATTTCATGGATTTAATGGATTGTGGACCTTTTGCTCTCGATGGGGTATTGTGATTTCTCTAAAGTTGCAAGCACTTGTACGTGTGTTGTGCTATCTCGCTATGGTTGTCGTGAGTGCTATGGGATTGAGTGTGATCTGGAATTTGTATAACGTGGCATAG
- the sdhA gene encoding succinate dehydrogenase flavoprotein subunit: MDENRKVIVVGGGLAGLSAAMQLANLGVIVELVSLTKVKRSHSVCAQGGINAALNLKSEEKDSPYVHAYDTIKGGDFLADQPPVLEMCLAAPRIIKMLDNFGCPFNRGPSGNLDVRRFGGTLYHRTVFCGASTGQQLMYTLDEQVRRKESTGRVIKRENHEFVRLVKDCSGRACGIILMNLFNNRLEVLQGDAVIIATGGPGVIFKMSTNSTFCTGAANGRLFLQGMAYANPEFIQIHPTAIPGRDKLRLISESVRGEGGRVWVPGDSSKKILFPDGSERPCGETGSPWYFLEDMYPAYGNLVSRDVGARAILRVCEAGLGVDGRMEVYLDVTHLPAKTRHKLEVVLDIYKKFTGEDPNTVPMRIFPAVHYSMGGAWVDWPAADDSDRDSRFRQMTNIPGCFNCGESDFQYHGANRLGANSLLSCLFAGLVSGDEAVRFIEAFGGSQATSSDFDRALLQEKEENSRLLSVSGKENIFALHEEIAKVMVRNVTVKRNNQDLKETIDKLKEFRERLKNVSVQDSSPFANKSFHFVRQMGPMLELALAITKGALLRNEFRGSHYKPEFPNRDDEHWLKTTVALYAPEEPEISYLPVDTRHVAPTLRDYTKSSVGKIELTNVPDNIRLPI; encoded by the coding sequence ATGGATGAAAATCGTAAAGTAATCGTTGTTGGCGGTGGATTGGCAGGGCTATCAGCAGCTATGCAGTTAGCGAACCTAGGGGTTATTGTAGAGCTCGTATCCTTAACTAAGGTGAAGCGGTCGCATTCTGTGTGTGCCCAAGGAGGTATCAACGCTGCATTAAATCTGAAGTCAGAAGAAAAGGACTCTCCTTATGTTCATGCTTACGATACGATTAAAGGTGGCGATTTTCTTGCCGATCAACCCCCTGTCTTAGAAATGTGTCTTGCAGCACCTCGAATTATTAAAATGCTAGATAATTTTGGTTGTCCTTTTAATCGTGGTCCCTCTGGAAACTTAGATGTTCGTAGATTTGGAGGGACATTATACCATCGTACCGTATTTTGTGGAGCTTCTACGGGACAGCAGCTTATGTACACCCTAGATGAGCAGGTACGTCGTAAAGAAAGTACCGGTAGAGTAATAAAAAGAGAAAATCATGAATTTGTGCGTTTAGTTAAAGATTGTTCTGGGCGTGCTTGTGGTATTATTTTAATGAATCTATTTAATAATCGCTTGGAGGTTTTACAAGGGGATGCTGTGATTATAGCTACAGGAGGTCCTGGAGTTATTTTTAAGATGTCGACAAATTCTACATTTTGTACAGGAGCTGCAAACGGTAGACTTTTTTTACAGGGGATGGCATATGCAAATCCAGAGTTTATACAAATTCATCCTACAGCAATTCCTGGAAGGGATAAGTTACGGTTAATCTCAGAGTCTGTACGTGGTGAGGGTGGTCGTGTCTGGGTACCTGGAGACTCTTCAAAAAAGATTTTATTTCCAGATGGTTCTGAGCGTCCTTGTGGAGAGACAGGAAGCCCATGGTATTTTTTAGAAGATATGTATCCTGCTTATGGCAATCTTGTTAGCCGTGATGTAGGTGCACGGGCTATTTTACGTGTATGTGAGGCTGGACTAGGGGTCGATGGACGTATGGAAGTCTATTTAGATGTGACTCATCTACCTGCCAAAACTCGTCATAAGTTGGAAGTTGTTTTAGATATCTATAAAAAATTCACAGGAGAAGACCCAAATACTGTGCCAATGAGAATTTTCCCTGCTGTGCATTATTCTATGGGTGGTGCTTGGGTAGATTGGCCTGCTGCTGATGATTCTGACAGAGACAGTCGGTTCCGTCAGATGACCAATATTCCTGGATGTTTTAATTGCGGAGAATCTGATTTCCAGTATCACGGAGCGAATCGCTTAGGAGCTAACTCTTTGCTTTCCTGTCTGTTTGCAGGTCTTGTTTCTGGGGATGAAGCAGTTCGTTTTATAGAGGCTTTTGGTGGATCACAGGCAACATCCAGCGATTTTGATCGTGCTTTACTTCAGGAAAAAGAAGAAAACTCACGTCTTTTATCTGTTTCGGGAAAAGAGAACATTTTTGCTTTGCATGAGGAAATTGCAAAAGTTATGGTGCGAAATGTTACAGTAAAACGAAATAATCAGGATCTAAAAGAAACTATAGACAAACTAAAAGAATTTCGTGAACGATTGAAGAATGTCTCTGTTCAAGATTCCTCCCCATTTGCGAATAAGTCATTTCACTTTGTGCGACAAATGGGCCCGATGTTAGAACTAGCATTAGCGATTACTAAGGGGGCTCTTCTACGTAATGAATTCCGGGGTTCTCATTATAAACCTGAGTTTCCTAATCGAGATGATGAACATTGGCTGAAGACTACAGTAGCATTGTATGCTCCTGAAGAACCTGAAATTTCCTATCTTCCTGTCGATACTCGGCACGTAGCTCCTACTCTTCGGGACTATACAAAATCTTCGGTAGGGAAAATTGAACTCACGAATGTTCCTGATAACATCCGTCTACCTATATAG
- the sdhB gene encoding succinate dehydrogenase iron-sulfur subunit, which translates to MENFETFILKIYRGIPGNQYWESFELTLHPGENVISALMEIEKRPINTMGKQVDPVVWEQGCLEEVCGSCSILVNGVPRQACTALIQEYIDATQSREITLAPLTKFPLIRDLIVDRSIMFDNLQSIQGWVAADIEGEAFGPKVTQEQQELLYVLSQCMTCGCCTEACPQIDNKSDFIGPAAISQARYFNTYPGDKQSEKRWRTLMGKGGIEGCGQAHNCVRVCPKKLPLTESISAMGREVSKFSLKNLLSALFKKKK; encoded by the coding sequence ATGGAGAATTTTGAGACCTTTATCTTAAAAATTTATAGAGGAATCCCAGGAAATCAATACTGGGAGAGCTTCGAGTTGACTCTGCACCCTGGGGAAAATGTAATTAGTGCGCTTATGGAAATTGAAAAGCGTCCGATAAATACGATGGGAAAGCAAGTTGATCCTGTGGTTTGGGAACAAGGATGTTTAGAAGAAGTCTGTGGATCGTGCTCTATTCTTGTCAATGGAGTGCCTCGTCAAGCATGCACAGCACTTATTCAAGAATATATTGATGCAACACAATCCCGTGAGATTACACTTGCTCCTCTTACAAAATTTCCTTTGATTCGGGATTTAATTGTTGATCGTTCTATTATGTTTGATAACTTACAAAGCATTCAGGGGTGGGTAGCTGCGGATATTGAAGGAGAGGCCTTTGGCCCAAAAGTGACTCAGGAACAGCAGGAGCTTCTTTATGTTTTATCGCAATGTATGACGTGTGGCTGTTGTACAGAAGCGTGTCCTCAAATTGACAATAAAAGTGATTTTATAGGTCCCGCAGCAATCTCTCAAGCTCGTTATTTTAATACTTATCCTGGTGATAAGCAATCTGAAAAAAGATGGCGAACTCTTATGGGTAAAGGAGGGATTGAGGGTTGTGGTCAAGCTCATAACTGTGTGCGGGTGTGTCCTAAAAAACTTCCTTTAACAGAGAGTATTTCTGCTATGGGGCGCGAGGTTTCAAAATTTTCTTTAAAAAATTTGCTTTCAGCTCTCTTTAAGAAGAAGAAATAA
- a CDS encoding regulator of sigma subunit has product MKQTFTKRVLFFFFLVIPIPLLLNLIVVGFFSFFAAKANAVQVLHTQATNLSIEFEKKLSIHKLFLNRLANTLALKAYAYGSGEPYNEAYNEIMALSDTEFSLCLIDPLDGSIRTKSPGDPFIRYLKQHPEIKKKLFAAVGKAFLLTIPGKQLLHYLILVEDIESWDSPTSSGLLVSFYPMSFLQKDLFQSLHTTKGNICLINKYGEVLFCAQNCGTPSVFSLNLPGLPQLQSRSTFAVEIQKAPPILEGENLVSMIINNKRYIGLILNKIPIQGTFTLSLLPISDLVYSTLKVPLNIFVFYVLAFLLMWWIISKINTRLNRPLQELTFCMEAAWRGNHNVRFEPQPYGYEFNELGNIFNCTLLLLLNSIEKADIDYQSGEKLQKELGILSSLQNALLSPDFPVFDKVTFSSRHLRGKLLSGHFNGWVIRDNGHILLGSIGLAGDVGLPSYLYALSARSLFLAHASLDSSLLTISKDTIESFSKTTEGNEATVAMTFIKYLEQDSSLELLSLGEGAPTMFLQRGESFSRLPLETKQTVEPGDRLICVTGSLDIINYFSHLPIEALLKDPLDPLNTDNLIDSLTMMLNNETQHSADGTLTILSFS; this is encoded by the coding sequence ATGAAACAAACCTTTACAAAACGCGTCTTATTCTTTTTCTTTTTAGTAATCCCAATTCCTCTATTGCTCAATCTCATTGTTGTAGGCTTTTTCTCATTTTTTGCAGCTAAAGCAAACGCGGTACAAGTTCTCCACACCCAAGCCACTAATTTAAGTATCGAATTTGAAAAGAAATTGAGTATCCACAAGCTTTTTCTCAACCGACTTGCTAACACTCTAGCTTTAAAAGCGTATGCCTATGGTTCTGGAGAGCCTTATAATGAAGCATACAATGAAATCATGGCACTATCAGATACAGAATTTTCTTTATGCCTTATAGACCCTTTGGACGGATCGATAAGGACTAAAAGCCCTGGAGATCCTTTTATTCGTTATCTAAAACAACATCCTGAAATCAAGAAAAAACTATTTGCAGCTGTAGGGAAGGCCTTTCTTTTGACAATTCCAGGTAAGCAACTTCTACATTATCTTATCCTTGTTGAAGATATCGAATCTTGGGATTCTCCAACTAGCTCGGGGCTTCTCGTAAGCTTCTACCCGATGTCTTTTTTACAGAAAGACTTATTCCAATCCCTACATACTACAAAAGGAAATATCTGCCTTATAAACAAGTACGGCGAAGTCCTCTTCTGTGCTCAGAATTGTGGTACTCCCTCAGTATTTTCCCTAAATCTTCCTGGTCTACCTCAACTCCAATCAAGAAGTACCTTTGCTGTGGAGATTCAAAAAGCTCCCCCGATACTTGAGGGAGAGAACCTCGTCAGTATGATAATTAATAATAAACGCTATATAGGGCTGATTCTAAACAAAATTCCTATTCAAGGGACGTTCACACTATCTTTACTTCCTATTTCTGATCTTGTGTATTCAACATTGAAAGTTCCTCTCAATATTTTCGTATTTTATGTACTTGCCTTTCTACTCATGTGGTGGATTATCTCTAAAATCAATACAAGACTGAATAGGCCCTTACAAGAACTCACCTTTTGCATGGAAGCTGCATGGCGAGGAAATCATAATGTACGCTTTGAACCTCAACCTTATGGTTATGAGTTTAACGAACTAGGAAACATTTTTAACTGTACTCTCCTTCTTTTGTTAAATTCTATCGAGAAAGCAGATATTGATTACCAATCAGGAGAAAAATTACAAAAAGAATTGGGGATTTTATCTTCTTTGCAAAATGCTCTTCTAAGTCCTGATTTTCCTGTATTTGACAAAGTTACCTTCAGCTCACGACATCTCCGTGGCAAGCTATTATCAGGCCACTTTAATGGCTGGGTAATCCGAGATAATGGTCATATACTTCTGGGAAGTATAGGTCTCGCTGGTGATGTTGGCCTTCCTTCATATCTTTATGCTTTATCAGCACGAAGTCTTTTTCTCGCCCACGCTTCTTTAGATTCTTCATTACTAACAATCAGCAAAGACACTATTGAAAGTTTCTCAAAAACTACAGAAGGAAATGAGGCTACCGTCGCTATGACTTTCATTAAATATTTAGAACAGGATAGCTCTTTGGAGCTTCTTTCTTTAGGGGAAGGAGCTCCTACTATGTTTTTACAACGAGGAGAATCTTTCAGTCGCCTTCCTTTAGAAACTAAGCAAACTGTAGAACCTGGTGATCGTCTTATCTGTGTGACTGGCAGTCTAGATATTATCAATTACTTTTCTCATCTTCCTATTGAAGCCCTCTTAAAAGATCCCTTAGATCCCCTAAACACAGATAACCTGATTGATTCTTTAACAATGATGTTAAACAATGAAACGCAACACTCTGCAGACGGCACTTTGACTATCCTTTCATTTTCATAA
- a CDS encoding PP2C family protein-serine/threonine phosphatase, translating to MIPFTKTIGFRLWLACAIAIIAPLGINIIWLNLDQYRSTVTSISNALRENAAFKANTLTQIVPLNIDVLSLFSDVLDLDAGIPDTPNVPLSNEMKKVFQGTYDEISLVKIFPNGNKIVVASSVPECLGENYNHKIDIPEGSSFLAALKQSAKNHEIFSVMQANLFDRKTQELQGVLYTTFSAENLLKDLLINKQDYLTVKTAILSKHGVILKASDPALYLHTVYPDVTKEEFCQVFLNDDPCPINLELSSLTLSPLEIGKNFYSFKIKNKEVWGCIEDVPNIDIAVLSYAKKEESFAPLWRRARMYTAYFFCVLLGSFIAFIVAKRLSLPIRKLATAMIESRKHINHPYTDDSLGFEINRLGHIFNAMVANLHKQQDLAKANFAIKESAQNALLLGEQAQQRLLPNTLPSYPHIELAKAYIPAITVGGDFFDVFVIGEGMASRLFLIVADASGKGVNACGYSLFLKNMLRTFLSSCSSLQEAIQKTSYLFYNNTKSSGMFVTLCVYCYHQAHNTMEYYSCGHPPACYLKPNGDTSLLFHPGMALGFLPEVSHINSKSFQPEPGSLFILYSDGITEAHNSSNEMFGDERLQSCIQTLKGKSAADAMQNLMLSVKTFVGNSHQHDDITLLVLKVLES from the coding sequence ATGATCCCTTTTACTAAAACAATAGGGTTCCGTTTGTGGTTGGCTTGCGCCATTGCTATTATTGCACCTCTAGGGATCAATATTATCTGGTTAAATCTAGACCAATACCGCTCTACAGTAACTTCTATTTCTAATGCGCTAAGAGAAAACGCTGCCTTTAAAGCCAATACTCTAACTCAAATCGTGCCTTTAAATATTGATGTTTTGTCTCTGTTTTCTGATGTTTTAGATTTAGACGCTGGCATCCCCGACACACCAAACGTTCCTCTTAGCAATGAGATGAAAAAAGTATTTCAAGGAACCTATGATGAAATCTCTCTAGTTAAGATATTCCCTAATGGAAATAAGATTGTTGTTGCTTCTAGCGTTCCTGAATGTCTAGGAGAAAATTATAATCATAAAATAGACATTCCTGAAGGGTCTTCTTTTTTAGCAGCTCTAAAACAATCTGCTAAAAATCACGAGATCTTTTCTGTAATGCAAGCCAATCTCTTTGATAGAAAAACGCAGGAATTACAAGGAGTTTTATATACTACTTTCAGTGCAGAAAACTTACTCAAAGATCTTCTGATAAATAAACAGGATTATTTGACTGTAAAAACTGCTATTCTTTCAAAGCATGGAGTGATCTTAAAAGCTTCAGATCCTGCTCTATATTTACATACAGTCTACCCCGATGTAACGAAAGAGGAGTTCTGCCAAGTCTTTCTTAATGACGATCCCTGCCCTATAAATTTAGAGTTAAGCTCTCTAACCCTATCTCCTCTTGAAATTGGAAAAAATTTCTATTCATTTAAAATCAAAAATAAAGAGGTTTGGGGTTGTATCGAAGATGTGCCTAATATAGATATTGCAGTCCTTTCTTATGCTAAAAAAGAAGAGAGTTTCGCTCCTTTATGGCGTAGAGCTAGAATGTATACTGCATATTTCTTTTGTGTTCTTCTAGGAAGTTTTATTGCCTTTATTGTAGCAAAACGTCTCTCTCTGCCTATCCGCAAGCTTGCCACTGCTATGATAGAATCTCGGAAACATATCAATCACCCCTACACCGATGATTCTTTAGGCTTTGAAATCAACAGACTTGGCCATATATTCAATGCTATGGTTGCTAATCTCCATAAACAACAAGATCTTGCTAAGGCTAACTTCGCAATAAAAGAAAGTGCCCAAAACGCTCTTCTGTTAGGCGAGCAGGCACAACAGCGCCTTCTGCCTAACACCCTTCCTAGTTACCCTCATATAGAACTAGCAAAAGCTTATATCCCTGCTATCACTGTAGGCGGAGATTTTTTCGACGTTTTTGTTATAGGAGAAGGCATGGCATCACGTTTATTTCTTATTGTTGCTGATGCTTCAGGAAAAGGCGTGAATGCTTGCGGATATTCATTATTTCTAAAAAACATGCTAAGAACATTTCTTTCTTCCTGCTCATCTCTACAAGAAGCAATTCAAAAAACTTCTTATTTATTTTATAACAATACAAAAAGCTCTGGAATGTTCGTAACCCTCTGTGTGTATTGTTATCATCAAGCTCATAATACCATGGAATACTATTCTTGTGGCCACCCTCCCGCGTGTTACCTCAAACCTAATGGCGATACTTCATTACTATTTCACCCTGGTATGGCTTTAGGATTTCTTCCTGAAGTTTCTCATATTAACTCAAAGTCATTCCAGCCAGAACCAGGATCTCTCTTTATTCTATATTCTGACGGCATTACAGAGGCCCATAATAGTAGCAACGAGATGTTCGGTGATGAGCGATTACAAAGCTGCATTCAGACATTGAAAGGAAAGAGTGCTGCTGATGCTATGCAAAACTTGATGTTAAGCGTAAAAACTTTTGTAGGAAATTCACATCAACATGATGACATCACCTTATTAGTTTTAAAGGTATTAGAATCATGA
- a CDS encoding autotransporter domain-containing protein — MSLHRELWKSVSHNHLCQWFAWTLVLVVLNCQSFANELIDLNINTEPIIEYVSGDGSIAVGTLRKVGSNPAQYQPFKYDLSTQTLSILNVEVSNESGYAYGISYDGNVIVGTCRIGGAGKYNGAKWAADGTLTPLTGITGGTHTEAHAISKDKQVIVGFSNNTSGEFKAVAWKNGGTTPTQLADLTEGSKASYAYAVSDDGSIIVGTINKATGKSVAVKWENNIATSLGTLGGDASVGLSISGDGKVIVGAANTTTVIDGVQESHAYMYKDGQMTDLGTLGGPNSTATGVSSDGAVIIGSASTAEKLTHAFQYYNGVMLDLGTLGGPNSTANAISADGKVILGRSTIADGSWHAFMCYTVFSSGGLVDLDNTYEALRGNRHQLISLFNLQNMMLQTTSDHECTEFGRNNIAFGAGLYVNALQKIPSNLAAQYVGIVYKIRPEYRLGLFLDRNFSSHVPNNFNMHHNRLWMGAFISWRDFDALGWSLKASFGYGKQKATITREKLENTEAGRGESHFEGVKAQLEGRYTQDLNGGIQFQPFLGLQFVQIKRAEYTENNVNFSVHYDPIKYAAGVAYLGLGSHIAFLPHLNIDTRMGLQQNLASHSDKFSGSITSVSKFAFEELDITNTRAFAAMRINCELPHLQSINLALMVTQQPLKGDMGFSSDLRYSLGF, encoded by the coding sequence GTGAGCCTACATCGAGAATTATGGAAAAGTGTTTCACACAACCATCTTTGTCAATGGTTTGCTTGGACCTTAGTCTTAGTAGTTCTTAATTGTCAATCCTTCGCAAATGAACTGATAGATTTAAACATAAATACAGAACCAATTATAGAATATGTTTCAGGAGATGGTTCTATTGCTGTTGGCACACTTCGTAAAGTTGGATCGAATCCAGCACAATATCAGCCGTTTAAATATGACTTGTCTACTCAGACACTATCAATACTTAATGTAGAGGTGTCCAATGAAAGTGGTTATGCGTATGGCATATCATACGATGGCAATGTCATTGTAGGGACATGTAGGATAGGTGGTGCAGGGAAGTACAACGGTGCTAAATGGGCTGCTGACGGCACTCTAACACCACTAACTGGAATCACAGGAGGAACTCATACTGAAGCTCATGCAATTTCTAAAGACAAACAAGTTATAGTAGGCTTTTCCAATAATACATCTGGGGAATTTAAGGCTGTTGCGTGGAAAAATGGAGGAACCACACCTACACAATTGGCAGATCTTACAGAAGGCTCTAAGGCCTCTTATGCTTATGCGGTATCTGATGACGGTTCTATCATCGTCGGGACTATAAATAAAGCTACAGGTAAAAGCGTTGCTGTGAAATGGGAAAACAATATTGCCACCTCCCTAGGGACGTTAGGCGGTGATGCTTCTGTAGGACTCAGTATTTCTGGTGACGGAAAAGTGATTGTTGGCGCTGCTAATACAACGACTGTAATTGATGGAGTTCAAGAATCACATGCTTATATGTATAAAGATGGCCAAATGACAGATTTAGGGACTTTAGGAGGCCCAAATTCTACAGCAACGGGAGTGTCTAGTGATGGTGCTGTCATTATAGGAAGTGCGAGTACAGCAGAAAAACTGACACACGCTTTTCAGTACTATAATGGCGTCATGTTAGATTTAGGGACTTTAGGAGGCCCAAATTCTACAGCTAACGCAATATCTGCAGACGGTAAAGTTATCTTAGGAAGATCAACAATTGCTGACGGTAGTTGGCATGCATTTATGTGTTATACTGTTTTCTCATCAGGAGGACTTGTTGATCTTGACAATACCTATGAGGCTTTGAGAGGAAACCGTCATCAGCTTATTTCCTTATTTAATTTACAGAATATGATGTTACAGACGACATCGGATCATGAGTGTACAGAGTTTGGAAGGAATAACATAGCTTTTGGTGCTGGACTTTACGTGAATGCTTTACAAAAGATTCCTAGCAATTTAGCGGCACAATATGTCGGTATAGTATACAAAATCCGTCCAGAATATCGTTTAGGCCTATTTCTAGATCGTAATTTTAGTTCCCATGTTCCCAATAATTTTAATATGCATCATAATCGACTATGGATGGGAGCCTTTATTAGTTGGCGTGATTTTGATGCTTTAGGATGGAGTTTGAAAGCATCTTTTGGTTATGGTAAACAGAAAGCTACGATCACGAGAGAGAAATTGGAAAATACAGAAGCAGGTAGAGGAGAAAGTCATTTTGAAGGAGTCAAAGCTCAGTTAGAAGGACGTTATACTCAAGATTTGAACGGAGGAATCCAATTTCAACCCTTCCTAGGATTGCAATTTGTACAGATTAAAAGAGCAGAATATACTGAAAACAATGTTAATTTTTCTGTCCATTATGATCCTATAAAATATGCGGCAGGGGTAGCTTATCTAGGATTAGGATCTCACATAGCTTTCTTGCCACATTTAAATATAGACACACGTATGGGACTACAACAGAATTTAGCTTCTCACAGCGATAAATTTTCTGGATCTATAACTTCTGTTAGTAAGTTTGCTTTTGAAGAACTAGATATCACTAATACAAGAGCATTCGCGGCAATGCGTATAAACTGCGAACTACCTCATCTACAATCTATAAATCTTGCCTTGATGGTCACACAGCAACCTCTAAAAGGAGATATGGGTTTTTCTAGTGATCTCAGGTATTCGTTAGGATTTTAA